Proteins encoded together in one Oceanispirochaeta sp. window:
- the metK gene encoding methionine adenosyltransferase, translating into MNSRKTYQFTSESVGEGHPDKVCDLISDAVLDKALEQDKESRVACECFASTGMILVGGEITTSGYIDFIQVARDTLKDIGYDDPNYGIDYHSFSVLSAIKPQSFDISQGVTAGQGLHIEQGAGDQGLMFGYACRDTEELMPAPIQFSHQIMKKAAEVRKNKVLDFLRPDGKCQVTVDYVEGKPSHISTIVLSHQHDVIAHSVIEAGLIEEVIKKALPLELLTKDTVFHINPTGNFVIGGPEGDAGLTGRKIIVDTYGGAAAHGGGAFSGKDPSKVDRSAAYLARYIAKNLVAAGYGERCQVQLAYAIGIAEPVSLYVDTFGTGSMDESKMEEIIRKEFDMTPFGIISQFDLKRPIYYPTAAYGHFGRSEFPWEALDRVVDLQKYL; encoded by the coding sequence ATGAATTCTCGCAAGACTTACCAGTTTACATCCGAAAGCGTCGGTGAGGGACATCCTGACAAGGTTTGTGACCTTATTTCCGATGCCGTTTTGGACAAAGCTCTGGAACAGGATAAAGAATCAAGAGTCGCCTGTGAATGCTTTGCATCCACAGGTATGATTCTCGTCGGTGGTGAAATAACAACCAGCGGTTATATCGATTTTATACAGGTTGCCAGAGATACTCTTAAAGATATAGGTTATGACGATCCCAACTATGGAATCGATTATCACTCTTTTTCTGTTCTATCTGCAATAAAACCGCAATCTTTTGATATCAGTCAGGGAGTTACTGCTGGACAGGGACTCCATATAGAACAGGGTGCCGGAGACCAGGGACTTATGTTCGGGTATGCCTGCCGGGATACAGAAGAATTAATGCCGGCACCCATACAGTTTTCACATCAAATCATGAAGAAGGCTGCGGAAGTCAGGAAAAATAAGGTTCTTGATTTTCTGAGACCCGATGGTAAATGTCAGGTCACAGTGGATTATGTAGAGGGAAAACCAAGTCATATCAGCACCATTGTTCTCTCTCATCAGCATGATGTAATAGCTCATTCTGTCATTGAGGCCGGCCTGATTGAAGAGGTCATCAAGAAAGCCCTTCCTCTGGAGTTGCTCACAAAAGATACGGTTTTTCATATTAATCCAACAGGGAATTTCGTCATTGGCGGTCCTGAAGGTGATGCCGGTCTGACCGGCCGCAAAATTATTGTTGATACTTATGGTGGTGCTGCTGCTCATGGTGGGGGAGCCTTCTCGGGCAAAGATCCATCCAAAGTGGACCGGTCTGCTGCCTATCTAGCCCGATATATTGCAAAGAATCTTGTCGCTGCCGGCTATGGTGAAAGATGCCAGGTCCAGTTGGCCTATGCCATTGGTATCGCCGAACCAGTCTCACTCTATGTTGATACTTTCGGTACAGGAAGCATGGACGAATCCAAAATGGAGGAAATTATCAGAAAAGAATTTGATATGACACCTTTTGGAATCATTTCACAATTTGATCTGAAACGTCCCATTTATTATCCGACTGCAGCTTATGGTCATTTCGGACGGTCTGAGTTTCCCTGGGAAGCCCTGGATCGTGTTGTTGATCTGCAAAAGTATTTATAA